The DNA region CGACCCAACTGAAATGAAAATGCCCGTAACGTgccacctcctcccgtcatacctcttcttctgagcCCTTGGACACTGGgaagcttccaggttgcccCCAATGACTGGGATGTGCTCCCTTGCCTGGCCCCAGAAGGAGGGGACAACCCAGGAGGTGCCTTTGTATTTTTATCAGATCCTCCCAGTCGTCTGATGAAGCTATCGGTTTCGCCGCCCCggagcttggagcttggGGGACCGTGGGGACTTGGCTTCTGTTCCACGATCCGCCATCGCGTGGGAATCAACTGGGCGGCTGGACCGAGTGACAAATCCCACCGTCGCTCGGGGCATCTCGACTGTGTAGCTTCTCATTGAGAGCAAGGTCCCGGGTTTTTGTTGGGAATCCTCGAGCCAAAGCAGACCCTACATACATCCTTTTCTTAGCCCGACACATACTGCTTCGGATTCATCAGCTTGTTGGTTTCGGAACACCAGTGCCCCCCAAGGTGCCGCTTGGGGGAAGCACGGCACAGACAACCGCAGACATTGACCCGCCGCGCGCATTTGGACGAACTTGAAGGTTCCGGCGCCGGATCCCACCAATGCCCACATTGACAGCAACCTCCGTCAGTCAGCCATGACCCACGGGAGCTTACCGCCCAGCTGCCGGACATATACGTTCCTGTCTATCAGCCTGGTTCGACATGCTGCTCTCTGTAGTTCAGATGATGAGAAAAACCTGGGATTGGACGGTCATCCACAATGTCAACTGTTCTTCCGCGGATACATCGGAGCTGATCATCTTCAAGACGAACCAGTTCAAGGAGATGTTACATCCACCGAGAACCACAGACCTTATAACAGCAAGcttctcaccaccggcgaCACTAGCCTAACAAATAAAAAGTGACACTGACAAGTCCGGTTCTTGAAGTGTTCGGTTGGCGCCCCCACGGTTTCGAGATCTGAGGCGAGTGGACTCCCCACCCAACGATGGCCTGCTGTCCGCAATGTTCTTACACAACAGCTTTCACCAAATTCCCGCAAAGCACTGGGGGCAACATTACTTCAAGAACCAGGGGACCGCTTTTTTCGACTTCAGGCTCTTCTTGCCATGAACCAATGGGAATTATTTCCCTCGAGTGAGAAAAAAACTGAACTCCGATCACTGTCCGTTCAAAGGTCCGGTGTTCGCAAGGGTAGAAGCAAAGGAAAAGTACAGCCCTTTCGCGCCTTTTGCTCCTCGCGCGCCGGTTTGTTAAGCCAAGCTgtcgcaaaaaaaaaacaaggagGGGTAGAAAAGACCCCTCCACTGCCATGACCccttggttgggtggggttATGTCGTGGGGCCCTTATTGGTTAAACAGACTGTGGATGATGATTAAGCTCCAACGTCCGACGTCGTCTATATTGTTTGGCCCAGAAGATCAATGATATCAGAACGGGCTTCACAACTCAAATATTATCCACAGTACAGATGAAGAATGGCAATTGCTACGAAACTGACACAGAATAGCTCTTAGCCAACCCTTTGAGGCAATGGCCATCACCTTGCCGCCTTAACTCCACAATGTGACGGCAGTCTTCAACTCAGTCAACCCTTGGCGATTGCCATCCAACATATCTCCGGATATTCTAAAGACATGACTGAAATATATGAGTACTAAAGGTTCCCAAAAAATAGAatcatggtggtgataaATAGCACCAAGACTCCTTGGATGTTCTGAGACTTTGCAAACCATACTTACCGGAGATGCATTCCCCCACGGAGATATCAAAACCGCCGTGATGGAACCCTCTCTCCGTTGATATCTCCACTGTATGCCAATCCCAAGAATATCAACATAGCGCACGGCCATAAAATGAACTGTGCTTGTCCGCGGAAAGAGAACAAGAGCTCATCATTTTGCCTTGTCTACTACTCACTCTGTGAACCAAATGTGACACTTTGAGTTACCAAGCCAACCTCAAAGCCCTACCTCAAACGGGAGTTGACAGGTTTAGATATCGTCAAGATTTATATTCAAACTCTGAAAAGAGCATATGCAAACTGGTTATCATTCTTGGTTTTGACTTATAGCAGCAGCCATCTTCCCCAGGATGTGATAAAATTTAAGCTCTGGTGGATTAGGGAAAGGTATCAGCACTCACCCGCGACCCCATATCCAATCTCTGACGAAACTGGACCAGACAGCAGCGTCTACTTAAGATCTGATGACCCTGGGGAAAACAGGAGCGCTCGCTCACAATACTTCAAAAGAGCCCTCGCGAAATTGGGAACGACAGCGTCGTTCACCAACGATTTCTCAAATTAAAGCTTGGACGAACCTTCTTAAAAGTTGGGATGAGCACCTTCAAAATATAGTTGTATCACCAAAACGAAAAGTCTTCATGATCACACCAAGACATCTAAGCCATTGTCATATGTTACTGTACATTATTATTGTATCAAACAAGAGCTCGCCACGAGCCCTCGATGCCAACCCATCAAGCCACCTCCATCGTCTACCAATTCAGTGAAACCCCTGTGCCCTGAAACAACGCCCATAACCGTTCCAAATACGCCCATGCTGTAAACTATCCTCCGTCCCAGTCTCGTAAACCACCCGGGGCTTCAACCAGAACTTTTGATGCCTCttgagaagagaagagaaaacaaaGTATGTACAATAGTTTAAAAATGCCGCTGCCCATCCCCTCTCAACTGGGGGCTGCTCGTCATGAAAAGTCTTGTACTTATATTGCACCATGAAAAAGCCATGAGAagaccacccccgcccccatcaccaaccgccTCAATaatcctcaacctcaccgaTAGAAGACATCTTGAGGTCAATCTCCGACTTGACACTCCTGATCGAAGCCTCAATACGCTTCCGAATAATCGCACCGACCGACTTGGCAAGGTTCTCCTCGTATTGCTTGAGCTGTTTCTTGAGATTAGCAATCTCCGCCCGCACACTGGCCTTGTCGTCATGgtcgtcttcatctccatcgtcatcatcatcatccccatcctcttctgactcctcttcatcttcttctgactcttcctcctccacaacttcctcctcctcagtctGGGCAACAGGAGTACCAGTATTAGCGGTAAGTGGCGTAACAGCATCAGGAGCAACAGCCGGCGTAGGCTGATCAAGACCCTCCATCGGCGTCTCTGGCGCATTCATGAAAGCATCCATCAGCGCAGCctcgtcaagctcctcctcgaccttaTCGAGttgctcatcatcctcttcaccctcagcatcctcctcatAATCTTCAGACTCCGACTCCTCGACAATTCTACTGTCTAGAACCTCCGTTCTGGTGCTGACAGCCTCCCGATCAGCCGCCAATAACCTttccacctcggcctccttgttCTGGATCTCGAGCTTCGACAATCGCTTGCGGAAACGACGGTTTCTGGCATCGTGCATTGGGGGCGTTATACCGTGTGGCCAGCGATGACCGTGCTCAACAGCCTTTGGCAGCGGCGCagtcttggcctcctcctcgttctTGACTTCAGCAAAGACCAACATCATCTGACAAATATCCGCGGACTTGACCATGGCCTTTTTATCCCACGTCTTCATACCCTCAGTGATGGTAGGGAGATCGAGGAGAATCGCCGCATAGTACTTCCCGCGAACAATCCACACAGCACGTCGACCTTCGTCGTCCAGAAACTTAAAGTTGACCTCGGCACCATTGccgattttcttttctgtgaTGCACTGTCGTATATAATCGCAGTCTTCGTTGTCCATAAAGCGCATGACAAATTGTTCCTCGATAACCGGATCAATCTCGCGATCTTCCGCCTCCGAGTCGTAGCCTTCGCCGAGAGGCCGGTGAGGAATCTTGCCTACTGGCTTCAGTTTGAGCGTTGGTTTAGTCGAGATGGTGCCGCCGGGAGTTGTTGGTTTAAGCGTAatcttcgtcttcttggCTAGTGGTCCGGATCCATTGGCTAATGGTatgtcctcatcgtcatcactCTGATGAGCCCTCTTCTTGAGTGTGGGCTTTGGTCTTCTCCCAGCCTTGGTAGTTGTGACTTTTGGGGCGGGCGGAGCGACGGCAACCTCCTCTGCTGTCAAACTCGCTGCTGGGAAATAGCCAGAGGGAGGATTCGgctcggcgggggtgggtgggagcgATTTTCGCACCAATTTGATCTTTGGCGCGCCTGATGGCGTTTGAGCACCGGGAGACATTGCGCTGAATCCGGCGAGACCAGGTGGAGGACTTGTCGCGCCAAGGGCTGAGCTTGTGGTTTTCAGGGTGAGTCGCCCGGGAacgggtgggggaggtggttgttccATAATGGCGATTGGGATGGGTTTTTGGTATCGCAGTTAGGACTGGTCTCGCGCGAGCGATTCGATTCTGGAGGTTTGCGGTTTAGAGGAAAAGTCGCGACTCGGGGTAAGATGTTGTAGGATGAGTTCGTGGCTCGGTGTAGCGGCGGGCGGGAGTTTGAACGAGTTCTTGAGCTGAGGATTGGAAGCGCAGTCAAAGAAACCGTGGTCGCCGTGTCGCCATGAACGTGGGAAAAGGTGATGGAACGGAGAGAAGAAAATTCAACCTGCCCCGCGTCGAATTGCTGCTCCTTTGACAGGCGGGAGGTGGCCAGCAAGGTGCCTTTGGAGAGCTCTAAAGTGGATGTTGAGATTCTAGAGCTCGGGCCACTGGCATTCACTCTGCCGCTCGATAAGCCTTATCAGAGGATGGACCAATCGCTGCACCAGCCACCTACAGTGACATCAGCCACAACTAACGTTGACATTCGAAGTGGGCCAATGGTCTTGGAAGCGGCAGCGTTTTTGG from Podospora pseudoanserina strain CBS 124.78 chromosome 1, whole genome shotgun sequence includes:
- a CDS encoding hypothetical protein (BUSCO:EOG09263U08; EggNog:ENOG503NW6J; COG:K), which gives rise to MEQPPPPPVPGRLTLKTTSSALGATSPPPGLAGFSAMSPGAQTPSGAPKIKLVRKSLPPTPAEPNPPSGYFPAASLTAEEVAVAPPAPKVTTTKAGRRPKPTLKKRAHQSDDDEDIPLANGSGPLAKKTKITLKPTTPGGTISTKPTLKLKPVGKIPHRPLGEGYDSEAEDREIDPVIEEQFVMRFMDNEDCDYIRQCITEKKIGNGAEVNFKFLDDEGRRAVWIVRGKYYAAILLDLPTITEGMKTWDKKAMVKSADICQMMLVFAEVKNEEEAKTAPLPKAVEHGHRWPHGITPPMHDARNRRFRKRLSKLEIQNKEAEVERLLAADREAVSTRTEVLDSRIVEESESEDYEEDAEGEEDDEQLDKVEEELDEAALMDAFMNAPETPMEGLDQPTPAVAPDAVTPLTANTGTPVAQTEEEEVVEEEESEEDEEESEEDGDDDDDDGDEDDHDDKASVRAEIANLKKQLKQYEENLAKSVGAIIRKRIEASIRSVKSEIDLKMSSIGEVEDY